From a region of the Bacillus oleivorans genome:
- a CDS encoding ABC transporter ATP-binding protein, with the protein MSFLSVEHVHHTYFTKKTATTALEDIHFTSEEGEFISLLGPSGCGKTTLLSIIAGLFPPTEGRVSIEGKSVLDEASQQVGYMLQQDYLFPWKTIKENITLGLKLQGQLNPDSSQRVLDLLKEMGLAGVEDQYPKQLSGGMRQRVALVRTLSTNPKLLLLDEPFSALDFQTKLKLEDLVWETLKSFKKTAVLVTHDIGEAIAMSDTIYLLSSNPGKIHKIFHIPEQLKELKPFHARQHSDYSNLFQEIWKELENLETKA; encoded by the coding sequence ATGAGTTTTTTGTCAGTTGAACATGTTCATCACACCTACTTCACGAAAAAAACGGCCACGACCGCTCTTGAAGACATCCATTTTACATCAGAGGAAGGAGAATTCATCTCCCTCCTCGGTCCGAGCGGTTGCGGAAAGACAACACTCCTTTCCATTATTGCAGGTCTATTTCCCCCAACAGAAGGAAGAGTCTCGATTGAGGGGAAATCAGTTCTGGATGAGGCCTCACAACAGGTTGGATACATGCTGCAACAGGATTATTTATTTCCTTGGAAAACAATAAAAGAAAACATCACACTTGGATTAAAGCTGCAAGGACAATTAAATCCGGATTCATCTCAAAGAGTCCTAGATTTATTAAAAGAAATGGGACTAGCTGGAGTTGAGGATCAATACCCGAAACAACTGTCAGGCGGGATGCGGCAAAGAGTAGCTCTTGTTCGGACACTCTCTACCAATCCGAAGCTATTATTGCTGGATGAACCTTTCTCTGCCTTAGATTTTCAAACAAAACTTAAACTCGAGGATCTCGTATGGGAAACCCTAAAGTCATTTAAGAAGACAGCGGTACTGGTTACTCATGACATTGGGGAAGCAATCGCCATGAGTGATACCATCTATTTATTATCAAGTAACCCAGGAAAGATTCATAAAATCTTTCATATTCCTGAACAATTAAAAGAACTAAAGCCTTTTCATGCAAGGCAGCATTCGGACTACTCTAACCTGTTTCAAGAAATATGGAAGGAGTTGGAAAATCTTGAAACAAAAGCCTGA
- a CDS encoding ABC transporter substrate-binding protein — MRKWFKVLLSLTVACMLIITLAACNPGNEKVRIAEVTRSIFYAPQYVAIEKGFFEEEGLDIELTTVFGGDKVMTTLLSDGAEIGLVGSETSIYVYAQGSNDPVINFAQLTQTDGTFLVARENIGEFSWDQLKGSTFLGQRKGGMPQMVGEFVLKKHGIDPHNDLNLIQNIDFANISSAFASGTGDYVQLFEPQASVFEKEGIGHVVASFGTESGHVPYTTFMAKQSYMDENKETIEKFTRALYKAQGWIQTASAREIAETIQPYFEDTELDIIEMSVDRYRSQGSFATDPILDEEEWNNLQAIMDEAGELPQQVDHKTLVNTEIAESVIEE, encoded by the coding sequence ATGAGAAAGTGGTTTAAAGTCTTACTTTCTTTGACTGTAGCCTGTATGTTGATTATAACATTAGCTGCTTGCAACCCAGGAAATGAAAAGGTACGTATTGCTGAAGTAACCCGTTCAATTTTCTACGCGCCTCAATACGTAGCCATTGAAAAAGGCTTCTTTGAAGAAGAAGGTCTGGACATTGAGCTTACCACCGTTTTCGGCGGTGATAAAGTTATGACAACTTTACTTTCAGATGGTGCAGAGATCGGTCTCGTAGGATCCGAAACATCCATCTATGTTTATGCACAAGGCTCTAATGATCCTGTTATTAATTTTGCCCAATTAACCCAAACTGATGGAACCTTTTTAGTAGCCCGTGAAAATATCGGAGAATTTTCTTGGGATCAGTTAAAAGGCTCCACTTTCCTCGGCCAGCGTAAAGGCGGCATGCCGCAAATGGTAGGGGAGTTCGTATTAAAGAAGCATGGAATCGATCCTCATAATGACTTGAATCTAATTCAAAACATTGACTTCGCCAACATCTCCAGTGCATTCGCTTCTGGAACTGGTGACTATGTCCAATTATTTGAGCCTCAAGCCAGTGTTTTTGAAAAAGAAGGTATCGGCCATGTTGTTGCCTCCTTCGGTACTGAGTCCGGACACGTACCATATACAACCTTTATGGCTAAACAAAGTTATATGGATGAAAACAAAGAAACCATTGAAAAATTCACTCGTGCTCTTTACAAAGCCCAGGGCTGGATCCAAACAGCCAGCGCAAGAGAAATTGCCGAAACAATCCAGCCATATTTTGAAGATACAGAGCTTGACATTATTGAGATGAGTGTTGATCGCTATAGAAGCCAAGGGTCTTTTGCCACTGATCCAATTTTAGATGAAGAAGAATGGAATAACCTGCAAGCGATTATGGATGAAGCTGGGGAATTGCCGCAGCAGGTGGATCATAAAACATTAGTAAATACAGAGATTGCTGAATCTGTAATTGAGGAGTAA
- a CDS encoding MFS transporter — MMITAIGSIPLIMTLGNSMLIPIFPQMKTALKLSQFQVSLTITVFSIAAAIFIPILGYLSDRFSRKIIILPALILYGIGGLLAGFAASAFNNAFAWILIGRTLQGIGAAGTAPIAMALTADLFKGGERSKVLGIVEASNGLGKVLSPIIGSLVGLIVWYAVFFAFPAICVVSIILTWIFIKEKRHRQAPPPFRKYMRGLLSVFKYEGRWLLTTYLAGATCLFTLFGILFYLSDVLEKDYKIDGVIKGLILAIPLLVMGITSYITGSKIGKNLFIMKRLTVLGFLLMTLSYSLLSFIERLVPFLLVLAISSVGTGLILPSINSLITGSVGKERRGFVTSLYGSVRFIGVAVGPPIMTRLLDWSRPGMFYALAALTLLCALLALTLIHVKKSDGEKKHAPFRYNYV, encoded by the coding sequence ATGATGATAACCGCTATAGGTTCAATTCCGCTCATAATGACTCTTGGTAATTCAATGCTAATTCCAATCTTTCCGCAAATGAAGACAGCCCTGAAACTTAGCCAATTCCAAGTAAGCTTAACCATAACAGTCTTTTCCATCGCTGCTGCGATATTTATTCCAATCCTTGGTTATCTTTCAGACCGATTTTCAAGAAAGATTATTATATTGCCTGCTCTCATTCTTTATGGGATTGGCGGATTGCTCGCTGGGTTTGCTGCTTCCGCTTTTAATAATGCGTTTGCATGGATATTAATTGGACGAACCTTACAAGGGATTGGCGCTGCAGGAACTGCACCGATTGCAATGGCTTTAACCGCCGACCTGTTTAAAGGAGGAGAAAGAAGCAAGGTACTCGGAATCGTCGAAGCCTCTAATGGTTTAGGTAAAGTATTATCACCCATTATTGGATCTTTAGTTGGCCTGATTGTGTGGTATGCTGTTTTTTTTGCCTTTCCTGCGATTTGTGTCGTTTCGATCATTTTAACTTGGATTTTTATCAAAGAAAAAAGACACCGCCAGGCACCTCCTCCTTTTCGTAAATATATGAGAGGTCTGCTTAGTGTCTTTAAATATGAAGGCCGCTGGCTGCTTACAACCTATTTAGCCGGTGCAACCTGTTTGTTTACCTTGTTTGGGATTCTTTTCTATTTAAGCGATGTATTAGAAAAGGATTATAAAATTGATGGAGTCATAAAGGGTCTTATTCTTGCAATTCCTTTGTTAGTTATGGGTATAACCTCTTATATTACAGGCAGTAAAATCGGTAAGAATTTATTTATCATGAAACGGTTAACTGTACTTGGATTTTTACTGATGACACTCTCCTATAGTTTATTATCGTTCATTGAAAGGTTAGTGCCATTTTTGCTGGTTCTGGCAATAAGCAGTGTAGGAACTGGTTTAATCTTACCGTCCATTAATAGTTTAATTACTGGCTCGGTTGGAAAAGAGCGAAGGGGTTTTGTCACCTCTTTATATGGTTCAGTCCGATTCATAGGGGTGGCTGTCGGACCGCCAATTATGACCCGCTTATTGGATTGGTCGCGTCCCGGCATGTTTTATGCTCTTGCTGCACTGACACTCTTGTGCGCGCTGCTCGCCTTAACATTAATCCATGTCAAAAAATCAGATGGCGAAAAGAAACACGCCCCATTCCGTTACAATTATGTATAA
- a CDS encoding DUF3231 family protein, with product MGILSSKPQEEPLHSGEVFNLWSHLYATKGFLVTLQILTNHSSDHDLKAFLEDFTENCVKQEEQQTEAILKTSGIRLPPAPPARPDVQPEDIPAGARFNDPEIAGLVQREIIAGNILFSYVMGISLREDIAQMFGEFHTQRTEYEEKLLKISKEKGWLVPPPMNLK from the coding sequence ATGGGGATCTTAAGTAGTAAGCCACAAGAAGAGCCGCTGCATTCGGGTGAGGTCTTTAATCTTTGGTCGCACCTTTATGCTACAAAGGGGTTTTTAGTAACGCTTCAAATCTTAACGAATCACTCTAGCGATCACGACTTAAAAGCATTTCTGGAGGATTTCACGGAAAACTGTGTCAAACAAGAGGAACAACAAACCGAAGCCATTCTCAAAACCAGCGGAATTCGCCTGCCGCCAGCTCCCCCAGCCAGACCTGATGTACAGCCAGAGGATATTCCTGCAGGAGCCAGGTTCAATGATCCGGAAATTGCCGGACTCGTGCAAAGAGAAATAATCGCTGGAAACATTTTATTCAGTTATGTAATGGGAATTTCGCTGCGGGAGGATATTGCGCAGATGTTCGGAGAGTTTCATACACAGAGAACAGAATATGAAGAAAAACTATTAAAAATTTCAAAGGAAAAAGGCTGGCTAGTCCCGCCTCCTATGAATTTAAAATAA
- the pckA gene encoding phosphoenolpyruvate carboxykinase (ATP), whose amino-acid sequence MGSSLLKTNLTAIDHGGNLQIQLGTAKLVEKVLERNEGILTSTGAVRAETGLYTGRSPEDKFIVKDALTENEIEWGKVNQPFDSEKFAKLYDKVLQYLKQQNEVFVFKGFAGADPSYRLPIQVINELAWHNLFAQQLFIRPTNEELKNHHAEFTVISAPGFKADPSVDGTRSETFIIISFTEKVVLIGGTEYAGEMKKSIFSVMNYLLPKNDVFSMHCSANIGLEGDVALFFGLSGTGKTTLSADPNRKLIGDDEHGWSANGIFNIEGGCYAKCINLSQEKEPQIFEAIRFGAVLENVMIDPDTREADYDDSSLTENTRAAYPLENMSNIAYPSVAGHPNTIIFLTADAFGVLPPISKLTKEQAMYHFLSGYTSKLAGTERGVTSPQATFSTCFGAPFLPLPAQRYAKMLGEKIDEHEVQVFLVNTGWTGGEFGVGKRMKLQFTRAMVQAALNGELNSTETVRDPIFGLYIPVHVPGVPDHVLQPARTWEHKEAYELKALELAKKFKENFAKFQDIAEEIEKAGGPVRTE is encoded by the coding sequence ATGGGTTCTAGTCTTCTTAAAACAAATCTAACTGCCATTGACCATGGAGGCAATTTACAAATTCAATTAGGTACAGCTAAGTTGGTTGAAAAGGTATTAGAACGAAATGAAGGGATTCTAACATCAACTGGTGCCGTACGTGCGGAAACAGGACTATATACGGGGCGCTCCCCAGAAGATAAGTTTATTGTTAAAGACGCCCTCACAGAAAATGAAATTGAGTGGGGCAAGGTTAATCAGCCTTTTGATTCTGAAAAATTCGCAAAGCTTTATGATAAAGTTTTACAGTATTTAAAACAGCAAAATGAGGTTTTTGTTTTCAAAGGTTTTGCGGGGGCAGACCCTTCCTATCGCCTTCCCATTCAAGTAATTAATGAATTAGCATGGCATAATTTATTTGCACAGCAGCTATTTATCCGTCCGACTAATGAAGAATTGAAAAATCACCATGCTGAATTTACCGTTATTTCTGCTCCTGGTTTTAAAGCAGACCCTTCTGTTGATGGAACACGTTCTGAAACCTTTATCATTATATCATTTACAGAAAAGGTTGTGTTAATTGGCGGAACTGAATATGCCGGCGAGATGAAAAAATCGATCTTTTCTGTTATGAATTACTTATTGCCGAAAAATGATGTCTTCTCCATGCATTGTTCAGCAAATATCGGTCTTGAAGGGGATGTAGCTCTCTTCTTCGGTTTATCTGGAACAGGAAAAACAACTCTCTCAGCTGACCCCAATCGCAAACTGATCGGCGATGATGAGCACGGCTGGTCTGCAAACGGTATTTTTAACATTGAAGGAGGTTGCTATGCAAAATGTATCAATCTCTCACAAGAAAAGGAACCGCAGATTTTTGAAGCTATTCGTTTTGGTGCGGTTTTAGAAAATGTTATGATCGATCCTGATACGAGAGAAGCCGATTACGATGATAGCTCACTGACCGAAAATACACGTGCTGCCTATCCGCTTGAAAATATGTCCAATATTGCCTATCCATCGGTTGCAGGTCACCCAAATACAATTATCTTTTTAACAGCTGATGCTTTCGGTGTACTTCCACCGATTTCAAAATTAACAAAAGAGCAGGCGATGTATCATTTCTTAAGCGGATATACGAGCAAACTTGCGGGAACAGAGCGTGGAGTTACTTCTCCACAAGCGACTTTCTCAACCTGCTTCGGTGCTCCATTCCTTCCGCTCCCGGCACAAAGATATGCAAAGATGCTGGGTGAAAAAATTGACGAGCACGAAGTCCAAGTCTTTCTTGTTAATACCGGCTGGACAGGAGGAGAATTCGGAGTAGGAAAAAGAATGAAGCTTCAGTTTACCCGCGCCATGGTGCAAGCTGCTTTAAATGGAGAGCTAAACTCTACGGAAACTGTAAGGGATCCTATTTTCGGATTATATATTCCTGTTCATGTACCTGGTGTGCCTGATCATGTGCTCCAGCCTGCAAGAACTTGGGAACATAAAGAAGCCTACGAACTAAAAGCCCTTGAACTCGCGAAAAAATTTAAAGAAAACTTTGCCAAGTTCCAGGACATAGCAGAAGAAATTGAAAAAGCAGGCGGTCCAGTTAGAACTGAATAA
- a CDS encoding YqhV family protein: MFILLEKAIIGMAFLRLLSGSLEIFAALLILKFNDVEKALVVNSSLALIGPIVLIVTTAIGLFGIAEKISFTKIIWIACGVGCILYGVKSH, translated from the coding sequence ATGTTCATCTTATTGGAGAAAGCTATTATTGGTATGGCATTTTTGCGTTTGTTATCAGGGAGTTTAGAAATTTTTGCAGCCCTATTAATTTTAAAATTTAATGACGTTGAAAAAGCACTGGTTGTTAATAGTTCTCTCGCATTAATTGGCCCGATCGTTTTGATTGTCACCACTGCAATCGGACTGTTTGGGATAGCAGAGAAAATCTCCTTTACGAAAATTATTTGGATTGCCTGCGGGGTCGGATGTATCTTATATGGCGTTAAAAGTCATTAA
- the ssuC gene encoding aliphatic sulfonate ABC transporter permease SsuC → MKPTVTGLLTRLVPWAIPFFLLVLWQILSWQGVIPERILPAPTAVFEAGFSLLMTGELIDHISISLWRALAGFLIGGSVGFLLGLFNGIFRTSDLLFDTSIQMLRNIPHLAMIPLVILWFGIDEVSKVFLVALGVLFPIYINTYHGIKSVDKTLIEMGKAYGLKGTSLFFTIIFPGALSSILVGIRFSLGVMWLTLIVAETISAHTGIGYMAMNAREFMQMDVIVLSIVLYALFGKLSDVIARYFEGKWLQWNT, encoded by the coding sequence TTGAAACCGACGGTAACGGGTTTACTGACCAGACTGGTTCCATGGGCGATCCCTTTTTTCTTACTAGTCCTATGGCAGATTTTATCCTGGCAGGGGGTAATCCCTGAGAGAATTTTGCCTGCGCCTACCGCTGTATTTGAAGCAGGATTTTCCCTATTGATGACAGGGGAATTGATAGACCATATTTCTATTAGTCTTTGGAGAGCATTAGCCGGATTCTTAATTGGGGGATCGGTTGGGTTTTTACTCGGTCTTTTCAATGGAATCTTCCGTACTTCCGATCTTTTATTTGATACTTCTATTCAAATGTTAAGGAACATTCCGCATTTAGCGATGATCCCTCTTGTCATTCTGTGGTTTGGTATTGATGAAGTGTCTAAAGTATTTTTAGTCGCACTGGGTGTTTTATTTCCAATCTATATTAACACCTATCATGGCATCAAGTCAGTTGATAAGACCCTCATTGAAATGGGCAAAGCTTATGGATTAAAAGGCACGTCACTGTTTTTCACTATTATCTTTCCAGGTGCCTTATCATCTATTCTCGTTGGGATTCGCTTTTCGTTAGGCGTTATGTGGCTGACTTTAATTGTTGCCGAAACGATTTCTGCCCACACAGGGATTGGGTATATGGCCATGAATGCCCGCGAATTTATGCAAATGGATGTAATCGTCCTTAGCATCGTCCTCTATGCCTTATTTGGTAAGCTTTCTGATGTAATTGCCCGGTATTTTGAAGGTAAATGGCTTCAATGGAATACGTAA
- a CDS encoding DUF2584 domain-containing protein: protein MGMPLELQTVIVTNGKEKRLKENTFELVKTGYRLYPMHIPIEVRRKKESEPSGTAVIDCLKWEDKKTVIIYRLESLYSVN, encoded by the coding sequence ATGGGGATGCCTTTGGAATTGCAAACAGTAATCGTTACAAACGGGAAAGAAAAGCGATTAAAGGAAAACACATTTGAACTTGTAAAAACAGGCTATCGTCTATACCCGATGCATATTCCCATCGAGGTCCGAAGAAAGAAGGAGTCTGAACCAAGCGGAACGGCTGTAATTGACTGTTTAAAATGGGAAGATAAAAAAACGGTTATTATATATCGGCTGGAATCGCTGTACTCTGTGAACTAA
- a CDS encoding YitT family protein has translation MYQFWRKSGFVIAGGTIQGLGMGLFLFPHSIPSGGAGGISVLLNHFLLINMGLALWIVNFSMLMLAMKYLGNRSVIWTMVAITVTSLSIGFFQHIIPTPIGNVWIDVVVGSVFLGTGIGLLLREGVSNGGVGVIALIIAKYRHVYPGKPLFWMNGFIFILTASIISWEIIIQALLSQWISTKMVDAIYSINFHSVYTLSWRKK, from the coding sequence ATGTATCAATTTTGGAGGAAAAGCGGGTTTGTGATAGCTGGGGGAACAATTCAGGGACTTGGAATGGGATTGTTTTTGTTTCCTCATTCGATTCCATCAGGAGGAGCTGGCGGGATATCAGTTCTTTTAAATCATTTTCTTTTAATCAATATGGGATTAGCCCTATGGATTGTAAATTTTTCAATGCTTATGCTCGCGATGAAATATTTGGGAAACAGATCTGTAATTTGGACTATGGTAGCGATTACCGTTACTTCTCTCTCGATTGGCTTTTTTCAGCATATCATTCCAACCCCAATCGGCAATGTATGGATAGATGTTGTAGTTGGGTCTGTTTTTCTTGGAACAGGGATCGGACTGTTGCTAAGGGAAGGCGTCTCCAACGGTGGAGTTGGAGTAATCGCCTTAATTATTGCCAAGTATCGGCATGTGTACCCTGGTAAACCATTATTTTGGATGAATGGTTTTATTTTTATTTTAACCGCTTCTATTATCAGCTGGGAAATTATCATTCAGGCTTTGTTAAGCCAATGGATTTCAACGAAAATGGTCGATGCTATCTATAGTATTAATTTCCACTCTGTTTACACATTAAGCTGGAGGAAAAAGTAA
- a CDS encoding sulfonate ABC transporter substrate-binding protein, which yields MKVSRGKPIFNTIISLFLMVSFVLAGCSAGDAEAENGSNVIRIGYQKNGPLLILKSLGTVEDRLEEIGYTVEWNEFQAGPALLEALNAGSIDLGRTGNSPPIFAQAADAPLVYMAAGKSKFKGSGILVPEDSPIQALEDLKGKRIGFAKGSSSHFLLVKALESVGISYDEITPAYLQPGDARVAFEQGNIDAWVVWDPYTASAQINSNARMIVDGEGFTTDRDFFLANKDFAIKHKEALDVVIEEVQKSSEWANQNHDELIPMLAEVLKIDEASIKMSVERRVYGVDELSPEIMEEQQKIADTFYNLDIIPKKVNVQDALIKE from the coding sequence ATGAAAGTATCCAGGGGGAAACCTATTTTTAATACGATCATTAGCTTATTTTTAATGGTTAGTTTTGTCCTGGCAGGCTGCAGCGCAGGTGATGCTGAAGCGGAAAATGGCTCAAATGTAATTAGGATTGGGTATCAGAAAAATGGGCCGTTGCTTATTTTAAAATCACTTGGGACAGTAGAAGACCGCCTAGAGGAAATTGGTTATACGGTGGAATGGAATGAATTTCAGGCAGGTCCCGCGTTGCTTGAGGCACTTAATGCAGGAAGTATTGACTTAGGAAGAACAGGAAATTCACCTCCAATTTTTGCTCAGGCAGCTGACGCTCCGCTTGTCTATATGGCAGCGGGGAAATCCAAATTTAAGGGGAGCGGCATTCTTGTTCCAGAGGACTCTCCAATTCAAGCACTAGAAGATCTAAAAGGTAAACGGATTGGCTTTGCAAAGGGATCGAGCTCACACTTTCTTCTTGTTAAAGCACTCGAAAGTGTGGGAATTTCATATGACGAGATTACACCTGCTTATCTGCAGCCAGGCGATGCAAGGGTTGCATTTGAACAGGGCAATATAGATGCTTGGGTTGTATGGGATCCATATACAGCTTCAGCCCAAATAAACTCGAATGCTCGTATGATTGTTGATGGTGAGGGTTTCACTACAGACAGGGACTTCTTTTTAGCAAACAAAGATTTCGCTATTAAGCACAAGGAAGCACTTGACGTTGTGATTGAAGAAGTTCAAAAATCTTCAGAGTGGGCGAATCAAAATCATGACGAACTGATCCCAATGCTTGCCGAAGTTTTAAAAATAGATGAAGCCTCAATTAAAATGAGTGTTGAAAGACGGGTTTACGGAGTTGATGAGCTTTCACCAGAAATCATGGAAGAACAGCAGAAAATAGCAGACACTTTTTATAATTTAGATATCATTCCGAAGAAGGTAAACGTTCAGGATGCTCTTATAAAGGAATAG
- a CDS encoding ATP-binding cassette domain-containing protein yields the protein METKFPKIHVKLENIKKSYDNRVVLEGINLDIHEGEFVAIVGKSGCGKSTLLRLMAGLEACDDGAIRINGTNLMGLNKEARIMFQDGRLLPWKRILENVGLGLIGEWRPKAIEALRNVGLEDRLKDWPSKLSGGQKQRVALARALVHQPNILLLDEPLGALDALTRLEMQDLIEEIWRQKKITSVLVTHDVEEAVALADRVILIEAGQIVLNIPINLPRRRQRTHPGFAKYVEEILERIMGSNTDNGNLKVAFK from the coding sequence TTGGAAACGAAATTTCCGAAAATTCATGTGAAATTAGAGAATATCAAAAAGTCCTATGATAATCGGGTGGTCCTTGAAGGAATTAACCTTGATATTCATGAAGGGGAATTTGTTGCAATCGTTGGGAAGAGCGGCTGTGGAAAAAGTACATTGCTTCGATTGATGGCAGGCTTAGAAGCATGTGATGATGGAGCGATTAGGATCAATGGAACGAATCTCATGGGTTTAAACAAAGAAGCTAGAATAATGTTTCAGGATGGTCGTCTGCTGCCATGGAAAAGAATTTTAGAAAATGTCGGTTTGGGCCTGATTGGCGAGTGGCGTCCTAAAGCAATTGAAGCCTTGCGGAATGTAGGGCTGGAGGATCGGCTAAAGGATTGGCCTTCCAAACTGTCGGGAGGACAAAAGCAGCGGGTGGCGCTGGCCAGAGCCCTTGTTCATCAGCCGAATATTCTCTTATTAGATGAGCCGCTTGGAGCGCTGGATGCATTAACCCGGCTTGAAATGCAGGACCTGATAGAGGAGATTTGGAGACAAAAGAAAATAACTTCTGTTCTTGTCACTCATGATGTTGAGGAAGCGGTTGCCCTTGCCGACCGTGTGATTTTAATAGAAGCGGGCCAGATCGTACTCAATATACCAATCAATCTGCCGCGAAGAAGACAACGCACTCACCCTGGGTTTGCGAAGTACGTAGAGGAAATTCTGGAAAGAATTATGGGTAGCAACACTGATAATGGGAATTTAAAGGTTGCATTTAAATAA
- a CDS encoding ABC transporter permease yields MVRIYQIIIFIAFFALWEIASSLSWVNPLIFSSPSKVFDLFINKVQDASLFSEIGVTLFETVLGFILGTLLGTVLAAILWWFPFFSKIADPYLVVLNAMPKVALGPILIVALGPNFASIIAMGTIISVIITTIVVYTSFREVDPNYLKVLQTFQATRFQMFKEAILPASFPTIISTLKVNVGLSWVGVIVGEFLVSSQGLGYSIIYGFQVFNFTLVMLSLLVIAVFATIMYKVVELIEKKLIKDN; encoded by the coding sequence ATGGTACGGATTTACCAAATCATCATATTCATTGCCTTTTTTGCTTTATGGGAAATCGCCAGCAGCCTTTCTTGGGTTAACCCGCTTATTTTTAGTTCCCCATCTAAGGTCTTTGACTTATTTATTAATAAGGTTCAAGATGCTTCGCTATTTTCAGAAATCGGGGTAACTCTTTTTGAAACAGTTTTAGGCTTTATCTTAGGAACTTTGCTAGGTACGGTATTGGCCGCGATATTATGGTGGTTTCCGTTTTTTTCTAAGATTGCTGATCCTTATTTAGTGGTATTAAATGCAATGCCTAAGGTCGCATTAGGCCCGATTTTAATCGTTGCGTTGGGTCCTAATTTTGCATCTATTATTGCGATGGGAACTATTATTTCTGTCATCATTACAACGATCGTGGTATATACCTCTTTTCGCGAAGTCGATCCAAATTATTTAAAAGTTTTACAAACCTTCCAGGCCACACGATTTCAAATGTTTAAAGAAGCGATTCTTCCTGCTTCTTTTCCGACCATTATTTCAACCTTAAAAGTTAATGTAGGCTTATCTTGGGTAGGGGTTATTGTCGGAGAATTTTTAGTGTCCTCCCAAGGGTTAGGCTACTCGATTATATATGGTTTCCAGGTTTTCAACTTTACATTGGTTATGCTGTCTCTGCTTGTCATTGCAGTTTTTGCTACTATTATGTATAAAGTTGTTGAACTAATAGAGAAAAAATTAATTAAAGATAACTAG
- a CDS encoding alpha/beta hydrolase family protein, with amino-acid sequence MSLIIDKQKFPSPHPNIDLFHVTYYSSGLKVKGLLAEPTGTHLLNGFLYLRGGIKNVGKVRPGRIIQFASEGFVVFAPFYRGNQGGEGFEDFGLQDRHDAYSGFDLLAEHPRVSADSIHVFGFSRGGVMALWTAIEKPAASVVTWGGVSDMALTYAERTDLRRMMKRVIGGTPMKVPELYQERTPLYYLEGMEAPVLIIHGQKDENVSVEHAYRLEKRLKELGKFADSWYFPDFTHYFPPAVNRKTVHELTMWMKKYGLGRG; translated from the coding sequence ATGTCGCTCATAATCGATAAGCAAAAGTTTCCTTCTCCGCATCCAAACATTGACCTTTTTCACGTTACATATTATTCCAGTGGCTTAAAAGTGAAAGGGCTGCTTGCCGAACCGACAGGCACTCATTTATTAAATGGGTTTCTGTATTTGAGGGGCGGGATCAAAAATGTTGGAAAGGTAAGACCTGGACGAATTATACAGTTTGCATCAGAAGGCTTTGTCGTTTTTGCTCCTTTTTACAGGGGAAATCAAGGCGGGGAAGGTTTTGAGGATTTTGGCTTACAGGATAGGCACGATGCTTATTCAGGTTTTGATCTTTTAGCAGAACATCCGAGGGTTTCTGCCGATTCGATTCATGTTTTTGGTTTTTCAAGAGGAGGCGTTATGGCCCTCTGGACAGCCATAGAAAAACCAGCTGCATCAGTGGTTACATGGGGTGGTGTAAGTGATATGGCCCTTACTTACGCAGAAAGAACAGATTTAAGAAGGATGATGAAGCGGGTCATTGGCGGGACACCCATGAAAGTGCCAGAACTGTATCAGGAACGAACCCCTCTCTACTATTTAGAAGGAATGGAAGCGCCTGTTCTTATAATTCATGGTCAAAAGGATGAAAATGTTTCTGTTGAACATGCATACCGGCTGGAAAAAAGACTAAAGGAGTTGGGAAAATTCGCGGATTCCTGGTATTTTCCTGATTTTACCCACTATTTTCCTCCAGCTGTTAACAGAAAGACGGTCCACGAACTAACGATGTGGATGAAAAAATATGGACTTGGAAGGGGCTGA